The following coding sequences lie in one Maribacter forsetii DSM 18668 genomic window:
- a CDS encoding hybrid non-ribosomal peptide synthetase/type I polyketide synthase, with product MEAKKEILINDSTVAYWKNILLDDIKLLDLPSRKLTVKECVGQGSLLRTQFSADVTSKIKAYTASGGQTSFLVTALSVLLQRYTNQSDIAFGLAIDEDVKNNLSLFRNTIDPTVDFNTLSNQTKKILASNKANPYPTDKLIKDFNLVKENGENALLDFVLSINYKAAISNENSATDVIEFKGTVDSISNIQVLLNVSDEYIQFEIVFNENVFDKDVIVQFMQHFKNVVPRIMEQPSAAIGYIDVLLEKEHSTILNDFNAPYVDYPREKTIVDLLNEQAEKTPNRIAVVYEDRSLTYNELHRLSNQFATYLIKKKGAVKGNLACLILERSEWLIVSMVGIMKAGAAYVPVDPNYPNKRKEYIKEDSNCDFTVDTAAIEEFNATIDDYSTGEITSVDLKPTDLIYIIYTSGTTGNPKGVMLEHTNIVSLFVHDNQLFDFNETDVWTMFHSYCFDFSVWEIYGALLFGGKLIVPSSLVIKDPYEFMSLVIKEKVTVLSQTPSSFLNIMGSLPDGEVDLKLRYVIFGGESLFPKYLEKWHERFPAIQFVNGYGITETTVFVTFKMIDDEDIRTNVSNIGNSIRTLSTFVVNAQDQLQPIGVIGELCVSGYGLARGYLNRPELSEQKFGANPFLQGEKMYRSGDLVRLLSDGNFEFVGRIDHQVKIRGHRVELGEIESTLNEISGVKRAVVLANTNKDGETRLVAYMQANGEKPSISELKSGLEEKLPIFMVPAFFMWVDEFATNANDKIDKTKLPEPSYERSSSDVIFRKPRTKVEKNIAAIWEKELSISGIGLDDNFFEMGGTSLMAQKVTNAMMKTTGIRIPVTKLYQYTTIASLSLFLDGNKKNAPLEFKYKKKDANSSKDVAIIAMSGRFPGANNIDEFWDVLKNGKETISFFSPEELDQSIPAATRKDPLYVAARGIVPSAKTFDARFFGLTPKFAEAMDPQQRLFLELAWEVLEESGHLPEHYKGRVGVYAGTGTNTYYKKNVLPNSEVVETIGQLQLDTANEKDYISSRTAYQLDLKGPAVSVHSACSTSLLAIAEAVEAIRNGQCEIAVAGGSSITAPMNSGHLYQEGSMLSTDGHCRPFDSQARGTVFSDGAGAIILKDLEEAKKDGDIIYGVVKGVGINNDGGHKGSFTAPSAEGQANAIAAAINDANISPETISYIETHGTATPLGDPIEIDGLNLAFGEQEKRNFCGIGSVKSNMGHLTAAAGVTGLIKTILAFNYKVIPPSLGYEKPNPEIDFENSPFYVNNTLTDWNVEGVRRAGVSSFGVGGTNVHVVVEEYEIEQKTSKFQRPLQIMPISAKTTTSLTGFESVLKEHIDSQPELNLADVAYTLSTTKASFNNRRFILADDAKTASEVLVNTDLKATQSSIVKTVPSEIVFLLPGQGSQYLNMGKDLYEGESTFREAVDVCADLLLNTIKVDIREIIFQDANSEEAENKLKDTRYTQPALFTIEYALSQLWMSWGIQPTVLCGHSLGEFVGAHLAGVFSLEDALKLVSMRGILVSGLPKGSMLTVRINQESLEKILPKTLSIAAVNSAKLCVVSGEDDEITKFSELLKEQGLPYRLIATSHAFHSSMMNPILEEFGEEVKNINLNSPQLPIISTVTGTWLTNEEAVDPVYWTNHLRDTVRFSDAMDTIVKLEDVVLLEVGPGNTLTTLSRQNKGAKNIKSLASLPIPKKEENSYHGVLKALGQLWLTGLTVDWNAFYNNQQRQKLRLPTYVFDRKPCWIDPLVSLPKERIHLNADQPITRIIEKPKSAAPMRNVSILNKISELISNSYGIELEVADKDSSFLELGLDSLILTQMAITCKKEFKIPITFRQLNEDINTPELLANYLDKNLPSDVMAPQPVVEAAPQPVAAVNPVQQAVPANYNTSATNQTAIGLIGEQLNLLSRQLQLLQGNTPAPAPQPVAAPKPVQAKVVNGSASLDSRSEQEKLEHKKPFGASPRIEKQSTGLDQAQSQYLKELTEKYNAKTIGSKNYAQDNRAKMADPRVVSGFKPLTKELVYPVVIGKSSGNRLWDVDGNEYIDALNGFGSCFFGYQPDFIKKAMHDQIELGYEVGPQHPLAGEVCELLCEFTGHDRAALCNTGSEAVLGAMRIARTVTGRSLIVAFTGAYHGINDEGIVRGSQKKKTFPAAAGIMPEAVQNMLILDYGTEESLQIIKDRAHEIAGVLIEPVQSRRPEFQPIEFIKNVRELTTKEEIAFIFDEVITGFRMHPGGAQALFDVKADLATYGKVMGGGVSIGAIVGKKEYMDALDGGFWEYGDDSYPEVGVTYFAGTFVRHPLALASSKAALLHMKEQGPSLQANVSAMTERMAKNLNAAFAKDGLPIEITYFGSLWRLKFKKDIPYSELLFVSMREKGIHIWDGFPCFLTTAYTSDDVDFLMNTLLSSIDELVAVGILSKESVNGNHVASSQSSFEKLNTPPVPGARLGRDEKGQPAWYVADASQEGGYMKIDI from the coding sequence ATGGAAGCCAAAAAAGAAATTTTAATAAATGATTCTACGGTAGCATACTGGAAGAATATTTTGTTAGATGATATAAAATTATTGGATCTGCCAAGTAGAAAGCTTACGGTAAAAGAATGCGTGGGTCAGGGGTCGTTGCTGCGTACTCAATTTTCTGCTGATGTAACCAGTAAAATTAAAGCCTATACCGCTAGCGGTGGTCAAACATCTTTTTTAGTTACCGCATTAAGCGTTCTTTTGCAGAGGTACACCAATCAATCAGATATCGCATTTGGCTTAGCTATTGATGAAGATGTAAAAAATAATTTATCTCTTTTTAGAAATACAATAGACCCAACTGTAGACTTTAATACGCTAAGCAATCAAACAAAAAAAATACTTGCTTCAAATAAAGCAAATCCATACCCGACCGATAAATTAATCAAAGATTTTAATCTTGTAAAGGAGAACGGTGAAAATGCACTTCTGGACTTTGTGTTGTCCATTAATTATAAAGCTGCTATTTCAAATGAAAATAGTGCAACTGATGTCATTGAGTTTAAAGGTACGGTTGACTCTATTTCAAATATTCAAGTATTATTGAATGTTAGTGATGAATATATACAATTTGAAATAGTTTTTAACGAAAATGTTTTTGATAAAGATGTGATTGTACAGTTCATGCAACACTTTAAAAATGTGGTTCCACGTATAATGGAACAACCATCTGCGGCTATTGGATATATTGATGTGCTTTTAGAAAAGGAGCATTCTACCATATTGAATGATTTCAACGCACCTTATGTAGATTACCCAAGAGAAAAAACAATTGTTGATCTATTAAATGAACAAGCAGAAAAGACACCTAATAGAATAGCTGTAGTTTATGAAGATAGAAGTTTAACATATAACGAGCTTCATAGATTATCCAACCAATTTGCAACTTATTTAATAAAGAAAAAAGGAGCCGTAAAAGGGAATTTGGCTTGTTTGATTCTTGAAAGAAGCGAATGGCTTATTGTAAGTATGGTCGGTATTATGAAAGCTGGTGCTGCATATGTACCGGTTGACCCTAATTACCCTAATAAACGAAAAGAATACATAAAAGAAGATAGTAACTGTGACTTTACGGTAGACACAGCTGCAATAGAAGAATTTAATGCAACAATAGATGATTATTCTACAGGAGAAATTACAAGCGTTGATTTAAAACCAACCGATTTAATTTATATCATTTATACTTCTGGTACAACGGGTAACCCCAAAGGGGTAATGTTAGAGCATACAAACATTGTTAGTTTGTTCGTGCATGATAATCAGCTATTCGATTTTAATGAAACTGATGTGTGGACCATGTTCCATTCCTACTGTTTTGATTTCTCGGTTTGGGAAATTTACGGAGCACTTTTATTTGGTGGAAAATTGATTGTTCCTTCAAGTTTGGTAATTAAGGATCCTTATGAATTTATGTCTTTGGTTATTAAAGAGAAGGTTACCGTTTTAAGTCAAACTCCATCCTCTTTCTTAAATATCATGGGTAGCTTACCTGATGGCGAAGTCGATTTAAAATTAAGATATGTCATTTTTGGTGGCGAGTCTTTATTTCCTAAATATTTAGAGAAATGGCATGAGAGATTCCCAGCAATACAGTTTGTAAACGGATATGGTATAACGGAAACTACGGTATTTGTAACCTTTAAAATGATTGATGATGAAGACATTAGAACCAATGTTTCTAATATTGGTAATTCTATACGTACATTATCTACGTTTGTTGTAAACGCTCAAGATCAATTACAGCCTATAGGTGTTATTGGAGAGTTATGTGTTTCTGGCTATGGTCTGGCACGTGGTTATTTAAACAGACCAGAACTTAGCGAACAAAAGTTTGGCGCAAATCCTTTTTTACAAGGAGAGAAAATGTATCGTTCAGGAGATTTAGTGCGTTTGTTGTCTGATGGAAACTTTGAATTCGTTGGTAGAATTGATCATCAGGTAAAAATACGTGGTCACCGTGTAGAACTAGGGGAAATTGAATCTACCTTAAATGAAATTTCGGGCGTTAAAAGAGCGGTTGTTTTAGCCAATACCAATAAAGATGGTGAAACACGATTGGTTGCATATATGCAGGCAAATGGTGAGAAACCGTCAATAAGTGAGTTAAAATCGGGATTAGAAGAAAAGTTACCCATATTTATGGTACCTGCTTTCTTTATGTGGGTAGATGAGTTTGCTACCAATGCCAACGATAAAATTGATAAAACTAAATTACCTGAACCTTCTTATGAAAGGTCAAGCTCAGATGTGATTTTTAGAAAGCCACGGACCAAAGTAGAAAAGAATATTGCTGCTATTTGGGAGAAAGAATTAAGTATATCGGGCATTGGTTTAGATGATAACTTTTTTGAGATGGGCGGTACATCGCTTATGGCACAAAAGGTCACTAATGCCATGATGAAAACCACAGGTATTCGTATACCCGTAACCAAATTATATCAATATACAACTATAGCATCTCTATCATTATTTCTTGATGGAAATAAGAAGAATGCACCTCTGGAATTTAAGTATAAGAAAAAGGATGCCAATTCATCTAAGGATGTAGCAATTATTGCTATGTCAGGCAGATTTCCAGGAGCTAATAACATTGATGAATTTTGGGATGTTTTAAAGAACGGAAAAGAAACAATTTCATTCTTTTCCCCAGAAGAATTAGATCAGAGCATTCCTGCGGCAACACGAAAAGATCCTTTGTATGTTGCTGCAAGAGGTATTGTACCGTCAGCGAAAACATTTGATGCCCGTTTCTTTGGGCTGACTCCGAAATTTGCGGAAGCAATGGATCCTCAGCAACGTCTATTTTTAGAACTGGCTTGGGAAGTACTTGAAGAGTCTGGTCATTTACCTGAACATTATAAAGGTAGAGTAGGGGTTTATGCCGGTACGGGTACAAATACATATTACAAAAAGAATGTATTGCCTAATAGCGAAGTCGTAGAAACTATTGGTCAATTGCAGTTAGATACGGCAAACGAAAAAGATTATATTTCATCAAGAACGGCATACCAGTTAGATTTAAAAGGTCCGGCGGTAAGTGTACATTCCGCTTGCTCTACATCGTTATTGGCAATTGCCGAAGCGGTGGAAGCCATACGTAACGGACAATGTGAAATTGCTGTTGCAGGTGGGTCCAGTATTACTGCCCCAATGAACAGCGGTCACTTGTATCAAGAAGGATCTATGTTGAGTACAGATGGTCATTGTAGACCTTTTGATTCGCAAGCAAGAGGTACCGTTTTTAGTGATGGTGCGGGTGCTATTATACTGAAAGATTTAGAAGAAGCGAAGAAAGATGGCGACATTATTTACGGAGTTGTAAAAGGTGTTGGTATCAATAATGATGGTGGACATAAAGGGAGTTTTACGGCACCTAGTGCAGAGGGTCAGGCGAATGCTATAGCAGCGGCTATTAACGATGCTAATATTTCACCAGAGACCATAAGTTATATTGAAACACATGGTACGGCTACACCATTAGGTGATCCTATAGAAATAGACGGATTAAACCTTGCTTTTGGAGAACAAGAGAAGCGGAATTTCTGCGGAATCGGGTCTGTGAAAAGTAACATGGGTCATTTGACTGCAGCTGCCGGTGTAACAGGATTGATAAAAACTATTCTAGCTTTCAATTATAAAGTAATACCGCCTTCTTTAGGTTATGAAAAACCGAATCCGGAAATAGATTTTGAAAACAGTCCGTTTTATGTTAATAATACTTTGACGGATTGGAATGTTGAGGGTGTTAGAAGAGCTGGTGTAAGTTCTTTTGGCGTAGGTGGTACCAATGTGCATGTGGTGGTAGAGGAGTATGAAATAGAGCAAAAGACTTCCAAATTTCAACGTCCATTACAAATCATGCCTATTTCCGCAAAAACAACTACAAGTTTAACAGGTTTTGAAAGTGTATTAAAAGAACATATTGATAGTCAGCCAGAATTGAATTTGGCAGATGTTGCTTATACTTTAAGTACCACCAAAGCTAGTTTCAATAATCGCAGATTTATTTTAGCCGATGATGCAAAAACTGCTTCTGAGGTTTTAGTAAATACTGACTTAAAGGCTACACAATCTTCAATTGTAAAAACGGTGCCAAGTGAAATCGTATTTCTACTTCCGGGTCAAGGTTCCCAGTATTTAAATATGGGCAAAGACCTTTATGAAGGGGAAAGTACTTTTAGGGAAGCTGTAGATGTTTGTGCCGATTTATTGTTAAATACTATAAAGGTAGATATCAGGGAAATCATTTTTCAGGATGCCAATTCTGAGGAAGCGGAAAATAAGTTAAAAGATACCCGTTATACACAACCTGCTTTATTTACCATAGAATATGCGCTTTCACAATTATGGATGAGTTGGGGAATACAACCAACTGTATTATGCGGACATAGTCTTGGCGAATTTGTAGGAGCTCATTTAGCGGGAGTTTTCAGTTTAGAAGATGCCCTGAAATTAGTTTCAATGAGAGGTATATTGGTAAGCGGACTTCCAAAAGGGAGTATGCTTACCGTGAGGATTAACCAAGAATCCCTAGAAAAAATTCTTCCTAAGACATTATCTATAGCAGCTGTAAACTCAGCAAAGCTATGCGTAGTATCTGGCGAAGATGATGAGATAACGAAATTTAGTGAGCTGTTAAAAGAGCAAGGTTTACCATATCGTTTAATAGCAACAAGTCATGCCTTTCATTCTTCTATGATGAATCCTATTTTAGAGGAATTTGGTGAAGAGGTAAAGAATATCAATTTAAATTCTCCGCAATTACCAATAATATCTACCGTTACAGGTACTTGGCTTACAAATGAAGAAGCTGTTGATCCTGTGTATTGGACGAACCATTTACGAGATACCGTACGTTTTTCAGATGCTATGGATACCATAGTGAAGTTAGAAGATGTGGTATTGTTAGAAGTGGGTCCGGGTAATACGCTTACCACCTTAAGTCGTCAGAACAAAGGCGCAAAAAATATTAAATCTTTAGCTTCATTACCTATCCCTAAAAAAGAAGAGAATTCTTATCACGGGGTATTAAAAGCTTTAGGTCAATTATGGCTAACTGGTCTTACCGTAGATTGGAATGCCTTTTATAATAACCAACAAAGGCAAAAACTTAGATTACCAACCTATGTTTTTGACCGTAAACCATGCTGGATCGACCCTCTGGTTTCTTTACCTAAAGAAAGAATCCATTTGAATGCCGATCAGCCAATAACTAGAATAATAGAAAAACCAAAAAGTGCCGCACCAATGAGAAACGTGTCTATTTTAAACAAGATTTCAGAACTAATTTCAAATTCATACGGAATTGAGCTTGAAGTTGCCGACAAAGACAGTAGCTTTCTAGAATTAGGATTAGATTCTTTAATTCTAACACAAATGGCTATTACCTGTAAAAAAGAATTTAAAATTCCGATTACATTTAGACAGCTAAATGAAGACATTAATACGCCTGAGCTTCTAGCAAATTATTTAGATAAGAATTTACCGTCAGATGTAATGGCACCACAACCGGTTGTAGAAGCGGCTCCTCAGCCAGTTGCCGCTGTTAATCCTGTGCAACAAGCTGTTCCTGCTAATTATAATACATCCGCTACCAATCAAACGGCTATAGGCTTAATAGGTGAACAGCTTAACTTATTAAGTAGGCAACTTCAGTTGCTGCAAGGCAATACTCCAGCTCCAGCTCCACAACCTGTTGCTGCCCCAAAACCTGTGCAGGCAAAAGTGGTAAACGGATCGGCTAGCTTAGATTCTCGTTCAGAACAAGAAAAACTTGAACATAAAAAACCGTTTGGTGCATCACCAAGAATTGAAAAGCAGTCAACGGGATTGGATCAGGCGCAATCACAGTACCTAAAAGAACTTACAGAAAAGTACAATGCCAAAACCATTGGCAGTAAAAATTATGCTCAAGACAATAGAGCTAAAATGGCAGATCCTAGAGTAGTATCTGGGTTTAAACCATTGACTAAAGAATTAGTATATCCTGTAGTGATCGGTAAATCTTCTGGTAACCGACTATGGGATGTGGATGGTAATGAATATATAGACGCTTTAAACGGATTTGGTTCTTGCTTTTTTGGATATCAACCAGATTTCATTAAAAAAGCCATGCATGACCAAATTGAATTAGGTTATGAAGTTGGACCTCAACACCCTTTAGCGGGTGAGGTTTGTGAACTTTTATGCGAATTTACAGGTCATGATAGAGCTGCTTTGTGTAATACGGGATCAGAAGCGGTTCTTGGAGCTATGAGAATTGCACGTACGGTTACCGGGCGCTCGCTTATCGTTGCATTTACAGGTGCTTACCATGGTATTAACGATGAGGGTATTGTAAGAGGTTCCCAAAAGAAAAAAACGTTTCCGGCTGCTGCGGGTATTATGCCAGAAGCTGTACAGAATATGTTGATACTTGATTATGGTACAGAAGAAAGTTTACAAATAATAAAGGATAGAGCTCATGAAATTGCAGGGGTACTTATAGAGCCTGTTCAAAGTCGTAGACCAGAGTTTCAGCCTATTGAATTTATAAAGAATGTAAGAGAACTAACTACTAAAGAAGAGATTGCTTTTATTTTCGATGAAGTTATTACAGGTTTCAGAATGCACCCAGGTGGTGCTCAGGCATTATTTGATGTCAAGGCAGATTTAGCTACCTATGGTAAAGTTATGGGTGGCGGAGTTTCCATTGGTGCTATTGTAGGTAAAAAAGAATACATGGATGCCCTAGATGGTGGATTCTGGGAATATGGAGATGATTCGTACCCTGAAGTAGGCGTTACTTATTTTGCTGGTACTTTTGTTCGTCACCCATTAGCATTGGCTTCTTCAAAGGCAGCCTTACTTCATATGAAAGAACAAGGTCCAAGTCTGCAAGCAAATGTATCTGCTATGACAGAACGTATGGCTAAAAACTTGAATGCTGCTTTTGCAAAAGACGGACTCCCTATAGAAATTACTTATTTTGGTTCTCTATGGAGATTGAAATTCAAGAAAGACATTCCGTATTCAGAATTACTATTCGTTAGTATGCGTGAAAAAGGTATTCATATTTGGGACGGTTTCCCTTGTTTCTTGACCACTGCGTATACGAGTGATGATGTAGATTTCTTAATGAATACCTTATTGTCTTCAATAGACGAATTGGTGGCTGTAGGTATTCTTTCTAAAGAAAGTGTAAACGGTAATCATGTTGCTAGCTCGCAATCGTCTTTTGAAAAACTAAATACACCTCCGGTTCCTGGTGCTCGTTTAGGGAGGGATGAAAAAGGCCAGCCAGCTTGGTATGTTGCAGATGCTAGCCAAGAGGGTGGTTACATGAAAATTGATATTTAA
- a CDS encoding 4'-phosphopantetheinyl transferase family protein has protein sequence MTHVLYTYLTDDDNDSFFVNAEHRFSADFVSKYSKYKRWQDAKSTVLGRLLLAYGLKNLYQVDVDDLKISFSKDKKPFLENSSIQFNISHSKDVIVCAITSVGEIGVDVEKINDINIQDFKDQFSQTEYESINASANALEQFFTFWTQKEAVVKSNGAGLHIPLNSFDIANNFTLIGNTPYHLKEIVLDPEYKCHMATEQLIFNDNMTVTKISSTILSDFMSVNSFKLFL, from the coding sequence ATGACGCATGTACTGTATACTTATTTAACCGATGACGACAACGATTCTTTTTTTGTTAATGCAGAGCATCGATTTTCGGCTGATTTTGTAAGTAAGTACTCTAAATATAAACGTTGGCAAGATGCAAAATCGACCGTATTAGGTAGGTTGCTCTTAGCTTACGGATTAAAGAATTTGTATCAAGTAGATGTAGATGACCTCAAGATCAGTTTCTCAAAGGACAAAAAGCCCTTTTTAGAAAATTCGTCTATTCAATTCAACATTTCACACTCTAAGGATGTAATTGTTTGCGCAATTACATCTGTGGGTGAGATTGGCGTTGATGTGGAGAAAATCAATGATATCAATATTCAAGATTTTAAAGATCAATTCTCCCAGACAGAATACGAATCAATCAATGCATCGGCAAATGCACTAGAGCAGTTTTTTACGTTTTGGACCCAAAAAGAAGCCGTAGTCAAATCTAATGGGGCTGGGTTGCATATTCCTTTAAATTCTTTTGATATTGCCAATAATTTTACACTAATAGGTAATACGCCGTACCATTTAAAGGAGATTGTTCTAGATCCAGAATACAAATGCCATATGGCCACAGAGCAATTAATTTTTAATGATAACATGACCGTAACTAAAATCAGCTCTACCATATTATCGGATTTTATGTCAGTAAACAGTTTTAAGCTTTTTCTATAA
- a CDS encoding polysaccharide biosynthesis/export family protein, translating into MKAEFSPINLKNTKVNLLKFSLLLVVALQITSCGSAKKSSYFNEVGNNTFASYFEPLEPILQKNDLLSINITSLNAEVTEMFNIANNAGGVQAPGYLIDQDGFIRFPVLGKIEVSGLTKKELREYIREELISKRLLMEPIVDIRFMNFKVSVLGEVNQPSVFTIPNEKVTLLEALGMAGDMTIYAQRNNVLLISEEDGVKSTKRIDLTSDELFTSPNYYLQPNDIVYVQPNDRKVRNTSNATQWFSIILGSLSLAVISIASF; encoded by the coding sequence ATGAAAGCTGAATTTTCCCCAATTAACCTTAAAAATACAAAAGTTAACTTGCTTAAATTTTCTTTGTTACTTGTAGTAGCATTGCAAATTACGTCTTGTGGTAGCGCTAAAAAATCCTCTTACTTCAATGAAGTAGGTAATAATACGTTTGCCTCTTACTTTGAGCCTTTAGAGCCAATTTTACAGAAGAACGATCTATTGAGTATAAATATTACGAGTTTAAATGCTGAGGTGACAGAGATGTTCAATATTGCAAATAATGCTGGTGGTGTTCAAGCTCCTGGCTATTTAATTGATCAAGATGGTTTTATTCGTTTCCCGGTCTTAGGGAAAATAGAAGTTTCTGGTTTAACTAAAAAAGAGTTAAGAGAATATATCAGAGAAGAATTGATTTCGAAAAGATTGCTTATGGAGCCAATAGTGGATATTCGGTTTATGAATTTTAAGGTGTCTGTTTTAGGTGAGGTGAATCAACCTTCGGTCTTTACCATTCCTAATGAAAAAGTGACATTGCTTGAAGCTTTGGGTATGGCCGGTGATATGACTATATACGCACAGAGAAATAATGTTTTGTTGATAAGCGAAGAAGATGGTGTTAAAAGTACTAAGAGAATTGATCTGACCTCAGATGAATTGTTTACTTCACCTAATTATTATCTACAGCCTAATGATATCGTTTATGTACAGCCTAACGATAGAAAAGTTAGAAATACTTCTAATGCAACGCAATGGTTCTCTATCATCTTAGGTTCATTATCATTAGCGGTAATTTCTATAGCTAGTTTCTAG